One Penicillium oxalicum strain HP7-1 chromosome III, whole genome shotgun sequence genomic region harbors:
- a CDS encoding SAGA complex subunit spt3: MSSTEISKHDENYIPIGITSLDHLALVSDSSQTCEAQIAPSPTQPVATDSQASGLSRLGISQARNACKRKLSDASDLSLLYDGHYRTSAFSFCGKHKGAEEHRSVPDEEPADSGRIYDADDEWEEDCNLELSPALFKYQFTDKIFPKMMFVSGETAEASVETTTLIEDITREQVLEILTRGAQMAARRGSRSISTDDLIFLIRHDKAKVSRLRTFLSWKDVRKNVKDSDDKGGADAADFAAADDAAGVVAGPQDVASKPKNKRAKVGLAWDVNSFFSVQIPEREDEEDEEEEEQNYATLQRLAAADERTKHMTKEEYVVWSECRQASFTYRKSKRFREWAGFGIVTESKPNDDIVDILGFLTFEIVQTLTEEALKVKEREDHEKNRGGADASGADSKKRKRETGLFDPPEEGRTPVEPRHIREAYRKLQAIPQKSIAMLLHNGRVPAKLPLKLI, from the exons ATGTCATCGACTGAGATCTCAAAACACGACGAGAATTATATCCCCATCGGCATTACAAGTTTGGATCATCTTGCACTGGTCTCGGATTCCAGCCAAACCTGCGAAGCCCAAATTGCTCCGAGCCCAACCCAGCCTGTTGCTACTGATTCTCAGGCCTCTGGACTCTCCCGGCTAGGCATCTCCCAAGCCAGAAATGCCTGCAAGCGAAAGCTCTCAGATGCTAGTGATCTGTCCCTTCTTTACGACGGACACTACCGCACTAGCGCCTTTAGCTTCTGTGGAAAGCATAAAGGTGCCGAGGAACACCGCAGCGTACCTGACGAGGAGCCTGCTGACAGCGGGCGAATCTACGACGCCGACGACGAGTGGGAAGAAGATTGCAACCTCGAACTGAGCCCCGCTCTGTTTAAGTACCAGTTTACTGACAAAATTTTTCCAAAGATGATGTTCGTCTCTGGTGAGACTGCGGAGGCTTCCGTAGAAACCACCACCCTCATCGAGGACATCACTCGTGAGCAGGTCTTGGAGATT CTCACCCGTGGAGCTCAGATGGCGGCTCGCCGAGGGTCTCGTTCAATTTCTACCGATGACTTGATCTTCCTGATCCGCCACGACAAGGCCAAGGTCTCCCGTCTCCGCACTTTCTTGTCCTGGAAGGATGTTCGCAAGAATGTCAAGGACTCCGATGACAAGGGCGGCGCTGACGCGGCTGACTTTGCCGCTGCCGACGATGCAGCCGGTGTTGTGGCGGGTCCGCAGGACGTCGCTTCCAAGCCCAAGAACAAACGGGCCAAGGTTGGCCTTGCGTGGGATGTCAACAGCTTCTTCTCGGTGCAGATTCCAGAAcgtgaagacgaggaagatgaagaggaggaagagcaaaaCTACGCCACTCTTCAGCGCCTCGCCGCGGCCGACGAACGCACCAAGCACATGACCAAGGAGGAGTATGTCGTCTGGTCAGAGTGTCGTCAAGCTTCATTCACATACCGCAAGAGCAAGCGGTTCCGTGAGTGGGCAGGCTTTGGAATTGTGACCGAATCCAAGCCGAACGACGACATCGTGGACATTCTCGGTTTCCTCACCTTTGAGATCGTCCAAACCCTGACCGAGGAGGCCCTCAAGGTGAAAGAACGGGAAGATCACGAAAAGAACCGCGGCGGCGCGGATGCCTCGGGCGCGGACTCTAAGAAGCGCAAACGAGAAACTGGTCTTTTCGATCCTCCCGAAGAGGGTCGGACTCCCGTCGAGCCCCGACACATCCGCGAGGCCTATCGCAAGCTCCAGGCGATTCCGCAAAAGTCCATCGCGATGCTGCTGCACAACGGCCGAGTGCCCGCCAAATTGCCTCTGAAATTG ATCTGA